The stretch of DNA TTAGCAGCAAGTGACATTGGAGATTTACAGTTGACAAGggatgataataaaaaaaccCAATAAACAATATTTCTGAGAATTTTCATGATGTTACATagtgaaaatatgaaaaaaatgaacattATTTATGGAAGATCTATCTTTGTGTAATTAATAAGTTTAATAGTTTTAATGATATACATAGTTTATTGGTTACATTACGATCTGTATTTTCGTATTTCAACTAAATCTTTACTGAATTGTTagttttcataaataaaagcaGTTTTTCGTTTCTTTCAACGTTTTTTGTTAGCAAAAGTTAGTTTACAATAAAGTATTAATGTCatcattgttgttgttcttaATTTTGCGGTGATGATAATCATGATATCGAGTACATCATTACCAATTTCAATATTGTTATGACTAATCAATATTAGTCAACATAAAATAATGGTGTAATATGACAAATAAAAATGGAAGAATTTTTATTATGCTGTGCAAGCACAACATTCGCTAAAAAAATGGCTATGACCTTTCCATTCTCTTCATTGGAACATGTAATTTTTGTTGTTAGAGACATATCATTTCGTAAAGTGATTGTTAGGTGTTGGTTGGAGACAATATCAGGACAATCTTATTCTAACCAATACTTGAAAATGGCGAACAAAGTTATTATGTAGGTTTGTCCCTTAGGCATACCTTTAAAAACTTATGTTAAACTatatttgaataatatatattttaagttgGTATATGCTAACAAATTTGCTGCAATAATATTTGTTGGGTTAACATTCAAAtttgtaaaaatgtcatgaaTGGGGATCAATGTACAAAGAGAAATTTGAGTATGTTTTGTGAGATGTGCATCTAGTAGGACCTCCGAAGACATACTTGCTAaaggttaaaaaataaatatctgaTATAAAAAGTACATCATAGAGAAATAGTATGTTTTACAAAAAAGACTataaactatatattttttatgatgtaGATGCATTTTACAAACAACCATATTATTGAGTTAGATATTGcttcaaaagagaaaatgaaatataTAGAATTACACATTACAAAGATTTTTCTAAGAAATATGCCCAAACTATCAATAAGAAAAATGGTAAttgttgtttatttttgtttaattttaaagttctcataccatattaacatacctatttttcttaattaccATTTAATGACTTAGGAgttctcattttcttttgagTAGACTTAGATTGTTGTATGCATATTAATATTTTCAGTGTCAACTGAATATTCAAGTGAAATAGTTGATGATAGTCTAGATGGGACAAAGACTGATTCAGAAGATCATTTAGATGGTATCTCCTCTGTTGGAATTAACATCTTCAAGCAGATTAATCTCAATAAGGTTCCGAAGAAGATAATAAAACTTTAGATACCTAACAAAGACAAGATGATGTATATGCTGCAAAAAGGGACTTTATTACTTCAATCTGAACAAAATTATGGTTTGGAGATAGGGGTGGCAACGGAGCGGATTTTTGCTTTACCCGACCCCGCCCCACTCAACAAAAACCCGCATCGAACCCGCCCCACTTCTACCCCCGGGTAGTAAAATGTTAAACCCTAACCCGTCCCTGCGGGTATCCGTCCCGccctaataattattaaattacacTACAAAAAAAGAGGTTTAAAATGGCATTAATATTACGGCGGTTATTTAAAATTGCCGTAATGTCTAGATATTATGGCATTTTTTGTTGCTGCCATAAATGACTTTGTATTTGGTGGCGGTTCTGGTGATTAGGGCGGTTTTGAACCGCCGTTTTctcacatatataaaataaaaaagttacagTAACCCTAACTCATTAGATATACGTGATGGCTCGCTCTCCCTTCTTTCCCTGATCTCGTTCGTCTCATCCTCCGATCCTCTCTCCGTAACTACCGTTGCTTTCACCCTTCACCGCCGCTTCCTCTTCAACAGAATCGAAGGTAAGTCGCACTATGTATCCTTCATGTCGCTACCTCAGATCTCAGATATATCCTTCTGCTTCTTTCAGATCTCATATATTCTTTCCTCAAATCTTCTTTCACATCTCAGATCTCAGAACGCCATAGCCTCGGTGCCACTAGTCTACTACACTGCTTTGCTAATTGTTCCTTCACGCCGCCGAGCTCGATGTCGCCGCCAAGCTCGATGTCGCCGCCAACGGCTCCTTCTCAGAGCTGCTTCTCAGCTCCTCTCCTGCCACAGCGTTGCCGCCGCCTCCACCTCCTCCTTTGcatgtaattaaattttatgtattagAGTTTTTAAATTAGggattaatttgtttaataattAGGGATTGCCGCGTCCAAGTCAAATGTTTCAAAGATAACCTCAGTAATTAATTCATTCAATAATTTGTTCATGGAGAGTCTCTGGTTTTTAGTTGGATCTTATTTGGTTGATGCCGATTGTTTTTATAGTTTCTTGAATGCTTGGGTATAATAACCATTGTATCTGCAGTTGGATAATTTAGtaacctttcattttttttctttatctaaGATTTATGCTAGATTAAGCAATTCAGCTTGTGGCTTGTCATCATTACctagttttgtattttaattttttctttttaagttttaacagaTCGATAACGTTGAATCCAAGTGAACCATGTTCTTTGTATGAGTGAAAATGATGGAGTTTTTGGTAGTATACTTATTAATGGTGGTTTATTGGTTTAGGATTAGTTCTTCAGTACTATTAGCGGCCTAAGGGTAGTTTATCATATtagtaaataaattatttttacattcATTACTTAAtataaacaaacaaatttaatttgtttaagtgtaattttttatattatcatatatctatatttatagAATTTGTTTGAAAAAGAAATGGAATCCTAGAATTGCATAGTATGCATATATCATATATCTGCTTGTTAAGAAGCTAAGGTATCGCTAGTGCTTTTGCCTATTCTGAATATTACTCGTGAATTAATTTGGGGAatcaaagagagaaaataagcgCATAGGAGGGCCTTCAGCCTGATTCTGTTTAGAAGTTGTTAGATGGCGGAGGAATCATGTATCAAGCAACTTCAAGTCGAATATAGAGCTCTTTGTAAAGTACATTATATTTCTTCTCTCTAAGATtgtgttgttatttttctatgTTCACGTTTTGGTTTCTTCCATAGTTCCATTCCATGTCAATTTACAGTCATATGGCTATCGTGCTTTTCCAAAGTTTATACTTTATACAGCgctgtttttattatattttaaattttttaatttatcttgtAATATGTTTCTTTTTGTTCTCCATCTTTGATAGTCTACCACGGTGCTATATTTATTGCAATGAGTCTATGACTAGTGGATTGTCTTGGCCTGCATCAATCAATTCACATggaattttttgtttgaaaagaaATGATAAACAGAAGGCAGCTTTCATATCATTTTTAAGTGTTTGCTTCTTCAATGGCATATTTAGGACCACATTTTCATCCTAATAAGATGAAACATGGTGCTCCGGGAGATCAAATTCGCCATGCGGGTGACCTGGGAAACATAGTTGCTAATGCAGATGGTAATCCATCTTTCTCTCATCTTTCGTCCTTGGTTGCTTTGGACTGCTTTTTGAACCAATCTGTACATCATGTTTGAAATGCAGGAGTTGCAGAAGCAACCATTGTTGACAATCAGGTGCCTTCTTTCGTTCAGTTTCATTTCCGTGTGTTAATTTGAATTCCCAatcatttttgtgtttcttttctCTGTTCAGATACCACTGATTGGCCCCAATTCAGTAGTTGGAAGAGCCTTGGTGGTTCATGAGCTTGAGGATGACCTTGGAAAAGGTTAGCATTTCCttgttatacatttttatatacGTCTCTGCCTTACAACTCTTGCTGCTGCACAAGAAATTTCTTAAAAGCTTCTTCACTGTTGTCTGATCCAAGTAAACATTAGATGAAAATGGAATTGGCTTATTCTCTTCGTGCTAATGTTTTTTATGTTGCCATGTAATTGTGGACTTACATCATGACTTCCTTGCTTACTCATAACTAGAGCATTATTTACTTTAGTCTAATTTGCATTTTACTTTACTTATGCTTTTGCAGGTGGGAAGGAACTCAGCTTGAGCACTGGAAATGCTGGTGGAAGATTGGCATGTGGTATGAAGAATTTTATGAACAATAGTAGTTCTATCCTTTTCAAATACATCAATCAATCCATTCTATCTGATTATATAGTTTGATGCACTTTTAGCTTTGTTGTTGAAAGATGAAGGATTCTCAATATCTGTGATTAATTGCGTTTCTTTGATAAAATCCCCATTGGTCCATATACATAATCAACTAATCATGTTAAACTAAGTTTCACTTGTAACATAAGATTTTTGTATATATGATTAAGGTTTTGCTGACCAGTGTCTCCAATGTTCTAAGAGTACTAGTTAAAGATACTAAAAAGAGTATATTTTCataagttttttctttttttgcctTTTTCTAATGCATTGAAAACTTATCTATTTCACACTCCAGCATGAAGCTTCCTTTTTTTTAATCCTTGATCAGTGCTCTTTTAATTTCACAATGTTCACAGTACTTATGCTTCAATATATCTGTATCATAAACCTGATGTTTGTGTCTTTTGCTTCCTTGTTTTCAGGGGTTGTTGGTCTGACTCCAGAGTGAAAGCAACTCTATGTTAGCATATCAATTATTAGCGTTGTTGAATTATCCATGTAAACTATGAAACATGAATGCATGATGTCCTTCCAAAACACCTGGAATTATCCATGTAAACTATCCATGTAAACAcctggttttttttttatatttatcttttactttTACAATTATTTATACGTCTTCGTTAAGCAATTGGCATATGAGAGAATCAGTTTATATGCATGATGTTGATGTTCTTCATGATGGGAAAGCACTATCTGATGGACTTGAATTGCTTAAGTAGTTCTTTTGCTTAATGCTTCATTATTTACAGGAAGGAGGCGGCGAGCCTCCCAAGGGTTCACTGGGATGGGCCATTAACGAGCATTTTGGCTCTTTCGAAAAATTGGTACATAAGGTGAACGCAGAGGGTGCTGCCTTACAAGGGTCTGGATGGGTGGTATGTTTTACTAATTTTGTTATGTCCATGTAGATTATTAGAGCTCTATGTttcagttattattttatttatttgaattatccTGTTTTCGCTTCATTTAATTTGTATTGCTTTGCCAGTGGCTCGGTCTAGACAAGGAGTTTAAGAAGCTTGCTAGTTGAAACCACTGCGAATCAGGTAATTTGTCCCTTCTAACTTTCTTTAGTTAATCTTGGGTTTCTACTACATATTCTGCAATTGCTTATATTGCTTACTGATAGTGATTGCTATGGTGAAAAGTGTATATTAGAGAAGATGTTCGTCACAGTTccacatgtttttctttttaatttttttcactttctcATTATTTTGAGCTGCTGTTATCCATGCATATCCCTATGTTTTGCAGGACCCACTGGTTACGAAGGGACCAAGATTGGTTCCATTGCTTGGCATAGATGTTTGGGAGCATGCATATTACTTACAGGTAAAAATTCGGGCTTGGTAGTTAACTGGTGATGGCATGATTGTTGTAATGACATTATTAAAGGCCTGTTTTTCTTTTCAGTGTGATGGTTATGATTTATGAAATGTTGTGTTAGCAGAATTTTCAAAGTTTCAAAGATTTCAAAATAACCTTTCCTTGTATAAAAGTTGTTATTATCATTTTCCTTATATGCTGATAAGTGGCTGAGAAAATTTGCTTCCTTTCTTAATATagtcttgatgatttcattgattGAGATGTCTTTTCATTATAAGATGAAactaaatgagtaaatgaccCTTTTCTCATAGGAAGCTAGAGCTTTACTAGGAAGCCTTGAATATAAGAAGGGTAATTTTGAAGCTGCACTTCATGTATTTGAAGGACTAGACATTGCTGATGTTGctccaaagatgaaaatttcTATATCACTTATTCGTGCTGcactttattcttttttattatgctttcaaattatatttttgttgtagGAATTGAATCAAGAGAGTgagattttatcaccaaaagagTTAGGAAGTAGGTCTTTGGAGCAAGCAACAGAGCAACATGAAATATGATGGAGATTTTATGTATTAAGAGTTACATGTTATGACATTTATAGTTGAAAAATTATGTTATGTTTGATACTTTGTATAAGagttattacttttaatttccaatactaaaaaatcatatattatgTTTAGTACTTTGTTTATgagttatataatattttgtttatggattatgatttttaataataaatattatttgtttaaaacGAAGGTAAAAATTGcatttttaaatgataaaaaagcGTCACTGTTAGGATTAAAACGGCGATTCAAAAATGACATTTAACCAACCAAAAGCCACTTTGTAAGGGTAAAAACGGCGGTTAAAAAATGCCGTTTTAATCGACTAAAATGGCACTATTAGGGTAAAAATGGCGgttcaaaaatgtcattttaaccGATTAAAATGCCATTCTGTGAGGGTAATAATGGCGGTTTAAACTGCCATTTTAACCAAAACCTGGAAATAACGGCGGTTTGAACCGCCGTTTTAACCCAGTAAAAAATCGCCGTTTTAACCTGGAAATAACGGCGGTTTGAACCGTCGTTTTAACCCAGTAAAAAACCGCCGTTTTAACCCGGAAATAACGGCGGTTCAAACCGCCGTTTTAACCCAGCAAAAAACCGCCGTTTTAAACCCAGAAAATTGTGGCGATTTTTAAAAAACCGCCGTAATAACCAAAATGACGCTCTGAATTCCGGCGTTTTTCGAAACCGCCGTACTTGGTAATAATGGCGGTTCAAACCGCCGTAATTACCCAAAAAAACCGCCGTTTTTACCCAAATTTTTTGTAGTGCGACCCCGACCCTCCCCGCCCAAGAACCTGCCCCGCTAAAACTCGTCCCAGTGCAGGTGCGGGTAATTACCCGTCCCGAACGGGTAGGGGCGGAGTGGGTACCCGCGGGTTCGGGTAGTGTTGCCACCCCTATTTGGAGATGACTTATCAGATCTTTTATCACGTGAATGCGGTAGATTTTTTACAGAATATTTTTTGCCAGGTCAATACGACGTTGAAGAGAAATTTTGACTCGTTACATGTTTGTCAACTTTAAGAATTTCGATCTTTATGCTCTATTAAactttgttttgattttataaattcaaacatagacttatttttttctttaacattTATGCTTGAATGTAAACTTAAAAGACACcgataataaatgaaaaaaaaatctaatttataaatttcTTCACATGATtaatcaaaatatcttttttaattgattaattattttttatgtgaaacaaataaaaaaatgtaagtAACACATTAAGTAACAGtattttaaacatatttttcaacaaaaatagtgagaacttaattagattttataaggtaatgtttaaaaaaaatttgagttaaatatattttgtgGCGGTTAAAAAAACTGCCAGTAATAGATTATCTTTCATTATCGCCGCTGTAATAATCGCAACATAGTTATAACTGACgcaaaatatcaaattattagcGGCCTCTCTCTTTTCTGCTGCGTCAACCGCCGTCATGATCCATCAAGCAACGGTTTTTTAAAATCACGGCTATTTGCCGGTTTTTTAAAGGCCAAGTCTTGAACTCAAGTGCATCTGTTACAAGGCAAAAAATTTTATCACTAAATCAAAGCCTTGTGTGCAATTTAAATTAGGATTAATCTTTAGTCTATTAAACTAGAAGATACCTTAATTGtggatataataaattaaagtataaaCTTAATACCAAAAGAAAAATCCTTTTATGGATCACCACTGAATCAATTGAGTAGAGTAGTCAACCCCGTTACAAGGGGTTTATATTACGAGTGGATCACAAAGCCAAAGTCCCTTTCGAAATTAATGCTGCGAAAGATAGACGCAAAGCAAATTCGATCGTATATACTATATAGTGCTTAGAAATAGATGATGCgttttttgggccaaaattcagGAGCGACAAATAATAATGAATGGCCATGAGTCTATATATTTTCATTGGTTAGAAatcctataaaaaaaataaaatgaatatatttttcattaaattatttgaatttgatggTTGGAGGTGAAGCacacatgcatgcatgcatgcgtGTGAGTTGAGTGTGAGAGGTTTGAGAGTTATTGAGAAGTGTGGAAGTGGGCACACGAATGCAGAGATTGCATGATTTGGTGTTTGGTTAAGAAGCAACATGGGCATGTGAGGGTGTAAATTAAGCACTAATTACTAATCACCAACGATGGTTTCTTTCTTGGCAAAGCATGTTGGTCTTTGCGTCAAGGTCCCGTTTGCCGTTCCTTCTTCCTATGCATTTCACAATCTACAAGTAACTAAATAACGGAGCTACTACCATACTTATTAATTACCTTCTTTTATTGTCAATTAATTTGGTAGTTGCATCTGCTTCAAAAAAGTGAAAGTAAAAAATGAACTAGTATTAATTTGTGAGTAGATTTTGGTATGTCCTCCTTCTTGGACTTTTTAGTTATGTCTAAATATTGTTATTTGTACTTCATAATCTCCGGTCTTATTATGGTGATAATTTGTAAAGAGACTTTAACGAtcaaattaatctttaatttatcCAACAAATTTAGAATTATGATAAATGGCATATATTTTAATAAGTATTTTATactcattttatatatatattttgtgtaTTTCGTTAGACACGAAAAGATTTTTACTGGATTTTTttcgaatttaaaaaatatgatactCGTTGAATATCTTATGAATTATTTTATGAGAAAGTCTTTAGAGGCCAACACTTAActagcaaaaaaaataaataaataatcccACATCATTGGATATAatattgcattattaaaaatactaataataactaattaatagctacaaattacaaaaactaGAAACTCCTAACACTCCTCTTAATTTATATCTTAAAGAATGCATTTTGAGCCGCCGTAGTAATTTCTTTTAGCAGTAGTAGCAAAAATTGTTTTAAACgtcaaaaattataattatacacTCAAACACAATTTTAATTGTGATATTCAAACAACATTCATTCTATCAAAatcacatttaaaaaaaaatcaaacacaaattatgttgatataaattaatttacttttaatcaaaattaattttataatcaatTTAACTATCTTGTATTTGAAGAGAATactttaaaaatatgaaaacttATCTTTTTCAGtaattgttaataaaatataataccatttataaatattaatcaaaatattatttatacactaaagttaattataaaaataattattatgtatttgtatataaatatatgtattatttaatttatttttaatatatattttatattaataattatttttaatagttagTTTTAATGTACAACTAGTATGAATGTATTTAATTAGAGTTAGAATCATAGTCATTTAGGTTTAAGCTTTATGTGGATTTCGTTACTTGTGAAAGAATGGTTTATGGGTGTTCTCAAGTTATGGGGGATGATGAATTGGGGAACTTCAACGCTTGTTTGTTGTCCGTGTGTCCCCTGTTTACTCACTGACACACCTTACTAAACTGCAAATTTTCCCCAACCAATTAAtattgcttcttcttcatttattcT from Arachis duranensis cultivar V14167 chromosome 4, aradu.V14167.gnm2.J7QH, whole genome shotgun sequence encodes:
- the LOC107484184 gene encoding superoxide dismutase [Cu-Zn], chloroplastic-like — protein: MAYLGPHFHPNKMKHGAPGDQIRHAGDLGNIVANADGVAEATIVDNQIPLIGPNSVVGRALVVHELEDDLGKGGKELSLSTGNAGGRLACGVVGLTPE